In a genomic window of Epinephelus fuscoguttatus linkage group LG23, E.fuscoguttatus.final_Chr_v1:
- the LOC125883967 gene encoding carcinoembryonic antigen-related cell adhesion molecule 20-like: protein MEVTALCFTLLMLEFTLLNSYTQKSDAAFLRITPDRLQHFKSDAVTFDCEGFDGSTKLRVIRNNVESEPVCDKRTPSGSSCTIQRAYQEDSGEYWCEAEGGERSNSVNISVITAGSVILESPALPVMEGDNVTLTCRDKTTSNLRAGFYKDGVLIRSSSTGEMTINNVSKSDEGFYRCVVPGAGESPESWMAVGAGSVILESPVLPVEEGNNVTLTCRKKMSSSHLSAGFYKDGVLIRSSSTGEMTIHSVSKCDQGLYKCHISGAGESPESWMAVRAHHRETCPCSDLFIHVVLVLRTVFTIVMVPLLLLLVGLLHCGKLTVTVAQT, encoded by the exons ATGGAGGTCACAGCTCTCTGCTTCACACTGT TGATGCTTGAATTCACTCTGCTCAACAGTTACACTCAGAAAAGTG ATGCAGCTTTTCTTCGTATCACTCCAGACAGACTGCAACACTTTAAATCTGACGCTGTCACCTTTGACTGTGAGGGCTTTGATGGCTCGACTAAACTGAGAGTGATCAGGAATAATGTCGAATCTGAACCAGTATGTGATAAGAGGACGCCATCAGGATCCTCCTGCACCATTCAAAGAGCCTATCAAGAAGACAGCGGAGAATACTGGTGTGAGgctgaaggaggagagagaagcaaCAGTGTCAACATCTCTGTCATCACTG CTGGTTCAGTGATCCTGGAGAGTCCCGCTCTTCCTGTGATGGAGGGAGACAATGTGACTCTGACCTGCAGAGACAAGACGACTTCTAACCTTAGAGCTGGTTTCTACAAAGATGGCGTCCTCATCAGGAGCAGCTCTACAGGAGAGATGACCATTAACAATGTCTCCAAGTCTGATGAAGGATTCTATAGGTGTGTCGTCCCTGGAGCTGGAGAGTCACCAGAGAGCTGGATGGCTGTCGGAG CTGGTTCAGTGATCCTGGAGAGTCCTGTCCTCCCTGTGGAAGAAGGCAACAACGTGACTCTGACCTGCAGGAAGAAGATGTCTTCTTCCCACCTCTCAGCTGGTTTCTACAAAGATGGCGTCCTCATCAGGAGCAGCTCTACAGGAGAGATGACCATCCACAGTGTTTCCAAGTGTGATCAAGGACTCTACAAGTGTCACATCTCTGGAGCTGGAGAGTCACCAGAGAGCTGGATGGCTGTCAGAG CTCATCACAGAGAGACTTGTCCCTGTTCAGACCTCTTCATACATGTCGTCCTCGTCTTAAGGACGGTGTTCACCATAGTGATggtgcctctgctgctgctgctggtgggaCTGCTGCACTGTGGCAAACTCACAGTTACAGTTGCACAAACATAA